One genomic segment of Intestinimonas butyriciproducens includes these proteins:
- a CDS encoding restriction endonuclease subunit S: MKSYSAYKNSGVSWIGDIPATWNLSQLRYVIECLDGKRVPVETGLRSEMQGSIPYWGAGNIVDYVDRALFDEELVLLGEDGAPFFDHTRPVAFHITEPIWANNHIHVLRINQNADPQYIVYALNAVDYKEYINGAILNKLTQSAMNRIKIPLPPLSVQRKVSEYLDGCVNTISNLINEKQSLIERLQEASTSIVAETVTKGLDSNSATKDTGISWLGQVPAHWQVLTNHQLFAERNIKCAEQDAVLLSVTKYLGVILQSQAEELNLATVAPAETTEGYKVVRKGDLVMNIMRAKDGSYGISGYDGVISPAYCIYYPRQEVNPQYLYYLFKTPMYMEIFKNYSTGIAEHRMRLYPVNFFKIPAVVPPLEEQNEIVAYLDKRVKDIDELISLTQQQIEKLKEYRQSVISEVVTGKVAVE, translated from the coding sequence ATGAAGAGTTATTCGGCTTACAAAAATAGCGGAGTTTCTTGGATTGGTGATATTCCAGCCACATGGAACCTTTCACAGCTACGCTATGTAATTGAATGTCTTGACGGGAAAAGGGTTCCGGTTGAAACTGGCTTGCGTTCCGAAATGCAAGGAAGTATTCCGTATTGGGGAGCAGGCAATATTGTTGATTATGTTGATAGGGCATTGTTCGACGAAGAACTCGTTCTATTAGGTGAGGATGGCGCCCCCTTTTTTGACCATACACGCCCTGTTGCTTTTCACATTACTGAACCTATATGGGCAAATAATCACATCCATGTACTGCGAATAAATCAGAATGCTGACCCCCAATATATTGTTTATGCACTTAATGCTGTCGATTATAAAGAATATATAAATGGAGCGATCCTCAACAAATTGACGCAATCGGCAATGAACCGAATAAAGATACCTCTACCACCTTTAAGTGTTCAAAGGAAAGTTTCAGAATATCTTGATGGTTGTGTGAATACCATATCTAATTTAATCAACGAAAAACAATCTCTTATTGAACGCTTACAAGAAGCAAGCACATCCATTGTTGCTGAGACTGTTACAAAAGGATTGGATAGCAATTCTGCAACAAAGGATACCGGTATAAGCTGGCTTGGGCAAGTTCCTGCCCACTGGCAAGTTCTTACTAATCATCAACTTTTTGCTGAACGGAACATTAAGTGCGCAGAACAGGACGCCGTTTTACTCAGTGTTACCAAATATCTTGGTGTGATTTTGCAATCGCAGGCAGAGGAGCTAAACCTTGCCACCGTTGCCCCGGCAGAAACTACCGAAGGGTATAAGGTTGTCCGAAAAGGCGACCTGGTCATGAATATCATGCGAGCAAAAGATGGCAGCTATGGCATCTCTGGATATGACGGCGTGATCTCTCCTGCATACTGCATTTATTATCCGAGGCAAGAGGTAAATCCTCAGTACCTGTACTACCTGTTCAAGACACCGATGTACATGGAAATTTTCAAAAATTATTCCACAGGCATTGCAGAACACCGGATGCGCTTATATCCTGTGAACTTCTTCAAAATTCCAGCAGTGGTGCCTCCTCTGGAAGAACAGAATGAAATTGTAGCTTATCTGGACAAGCGTGTGAAAGATATTGATGAATTGATTTCTCTCACTCAGCAACAAATCGAAAAACTAAAGGAATACCGCCAAAGCGTCATTTCTGAGGTGGTAACCGGAAAGGTGGCAGTAGAATGA
- a CDS encoding type I restriction endonuclease subunit R, with amino-acid sequence MAIETKEITFEQEIEYSLIDHGGYIKGNPRDYNREFAIDTKQLFQFLQDSQPVEWEKLCRKHGENVETGFLKKLYRDLDTYGTLYVLRHGVVDAPAKLSLCYFKPASGMNQTSQALYEKNILSITRQVHYSLKNENSIDVVLFINGLPVATVELKNPITGQTVENAKRQYMKDRDPRELLLSFKARCLVHFAVDTEEVWMTTKLNGINTYFLPFNKGNNGGKGNPVGNSTYRTSYLWEEVLQKDSLLDIVQRFIHLQEDKKNPKKSVMIFPRYHQLDVVRKLVADVYANGTGHNYLIQHSAGSGKSNSISWLAHHLSNLHDKNDKVVFNSIIVITDRLVLDKQLQDTIYQFEHVEGVVTKIDNNAAQLADALNTGKKIIITTLQKFPFILEKVDDLSGKRFAVIVDEAHSSQTGEASKKMKAILGNAEGLTEEEQLQKVADEEAKEERKQSDSEDEIAKEMATHGRLPNLSFFAFTATPKAKTLEMFGTPDASGIPHAFHIYSMKQAIQEGFILDVLKNYVTYDTYFKIGKKIADDPRYEKSKANKALGKFLSLHPHNLAQKTQIIVEHFRTVTKDKIGGKAKAMVVTGSRLHAVRYYQEFQRYIKKMGYENELGILIAFSGTVYDGGEEYTEVSLNGIKESELPEKFHSGEYQVLLVAEKYQTGFDEPLLHTMFVDKKLSGVKAVQTLSRLNRTCFGKDDTFVLDFVNSAEDIRAAFAPYYEETSIEETTDANIVYELKSKLDEFRVYWQSEIEAFSKAFFKPTKKQGNMDFGVLNSFLDPAVDRYNGLNENEQEEFKSTLVKFVRTYTFLTNIIRLDDADLHKFHAYAKFLQKKLPKREGGGPIFLDDEVSLQYYRVQKIFEGSIALEQSEPLPNKLHPGKPKPEEEKAPLSELIDKINEKFGTEFTNIDKVLEQIVSDMDANEELRVQARNNSQEHFHFPFNDAFMDVVIGRMAQNQQFCERVLDDAKFGDTVRDLLVGVVYERLRSSTRSESRL; translated from the coding sequence ATGGCAATCGAAACCAAAGAAATTACATTTGAACAAGAGATTGAATACAGCCTGATTGACCACGGCGGATACATCAAAGGGAATCCCCGTGACTATAATCGTGAATTTGCCATAGACACCAAGCAGCTTTTTCAGTTTCTTCAAGACAGCCAGCCCGTGGAATGGGAAAAGCTGTGCAGAAAACACGGAGAGAATGTGGAAACGGGTTTTCTGAAGAAGCTGTATCGTGATCTTGATACATACGGAACATTATATGTGCTGCGGCATGGCGTTGTAGATGCTCCCGCCAAACTATCTCTGTGCTATTTCAAGCCTGCCAGCGGCATGAACCAAACCAGTCAGGCACTCTATGAGAAGAACATTCTCTCCATCACCCGGCAGGTGCATTATAGCCTGAAAAATGAGAACTCCATAGATGTTGTGCTGTTCATCAATGGATTGCCTGTTGCGACGGTGGAACTGAAAAATCCAATCACGGGTCAGACTGTCGAAAATGCAAAGCGTCAGTATATGAAAGACCGTGATCCCAGAGAACTTCTGCTTTCGTTCAAAGCCCGATGCTTGGTTCACTTTGCCGTGGATACCGAAGAAGTGTGGATGACCACAAAGCTCAATGGCATCAACACCTATTTTTTGCCGTTCAACAAGGGAAACAACGGCGGCAAGGGAAACCCTGTTGGGAACAGCACCTACCGGACTTCGTATCTGTGGGAAGAAGTCCTGCAAAAAGACAGTCTGCTGGACATTGTACAGAGATTTATCCATTTGCAGGAAGATAAAAAGAATCCTAAAAAGTCTGTTATGATCTTCCCACGTTACCACCAGCTGGATGTGGTCCGCAAGCTCGTTGCCGATGTCTACGCAAACGGAACCGGACACAATTATCTGATTCAGCACAGTGCGGGGAGCGGAAAATCCAACTCTATTTCTTGGCTGGCACACCATCTGTCTAACCTGCACGATAAAAATGACAAGGTTGTATTCAACAGCATCATTGTAATTACAGATCGCCTCGTATTGGATAAACAGCTTCAGGATACCATCTACCAGTTTGAGCACGTGGAAGGCGTTGTGACTAAAATCGACAACAACGCCGCACAGCTGGCAGATGCTTTGAACACAGGCAAGAAAATCATTATTACCACACTTCAGAAGTTCCCGTTTATCCTTGAAAAGGTAGATGATTTAAGCGGCAAGCGGTTTGCGGTCATTGTGGATGAGGCCCATTCTTCCCAGACCGGAGAAGCCAGCAAAAAAATGAAGGCGATCCTGGGAAACGCTGAGGGGCTAACAGAGGAAGAACAGCTCCAAAAGGTTGCGGATGAGGAGGCCAAGGAAGAACGCAAGCAATCCGACAGCGAGGATGAAATCGCAAAAGAAATGGCTACACATGGTCGGTTGCCTAACCTGTCCTTCTTTGCCTTTACCGCAACACCCAAGGCGAAAACGCTGGAGATGTTTGGAACCCCGGATGCAAGCGGTATTCCTCATGCTTTTCATATTTACTCGATGAAGCAGGCCATTCAGGAAGGTTTTATTCTGGATGTTCTGAAAAACTACGTGACCTACGATACCTATTTCAAAATCGGCAAGAAAATTGCCGATGATCCCCGCTATGAAAAAAGCAAGGCAAATAAGGCGCTTGGCAAATTCTTAAGTCTGCATCCGCACAATCTGGCCCAGAAAACCCAGATCATCGTAGAGCACTTCCGCACTGTCACCAAAGACAAGATTGGCGGCAAGGCCAAAGCAATGGTAGTGACCGGCTCACGCCTGCACGCAGTCCGGTATTATCAGGAGTTTCAGCGTTACATCAAAAAGATGGGATACGAAAATGAGCTGGGTATCCTGATCGCATTTTCTGGGACTGTCTATGATGGCGGCGAGGAATACACCGAAGTCAGTCTAAACGGAATAAAAGAAAGCGAACTGCCGGAAAAATTCCACAGCGGCGAGTACCAGGTGCTTTTGGTTGCGGAAAAATACCAAACTGGGTTTGATGAGCCGTTGTTGCACACCATGTTTGTAGATAAAAAGCTCAGTGGTGTAAAAGCTGTCCAAACACTTTCCAGATTGAACAGAACCTGCTTCGGAAAAGATGATACATTTGTTTTGGACTTTGTAAACTCCGCCGAGGATATACGAGCCGCTTTTGCCCCGTATTATGAAGAAACCAGCATTGAGGAGACAACAGACGCCAACATTGTATATGAATTGAAATCCAAACTGGATGAATTTCGTGTGTATTGGCAGAGTGAAATCGAGGCTTTCTCTAAAGCATTTTTCAAGCCTACCAAAAAACAGGGAAATATGGATTTTGGCGTACTCAACAGTTTCCTTGACCCGGCAGTAGATCGGTATAACGGTTTGAATGAGAACGAGCAGGAAGAATTCAAGTCTACCCTTGTAAAGTTTGTTCGCACCTACACGTTCCTCACCAATATCATCCGATTAGATGATGCCGACCTGCATAAGTTCCATGCTTACGCAAAATTTCTTCAGAAGAAACTGCCAAAGCGAGAAGGCGGCGGTCCTATTTTTCTGGATGATGAAGTATCGCTGCAATATTACCGGGTTCAGAAGATTTTTGAAGGGTCTATTGCGCTGGAGCAGAGTGAGCCGTTGCCCAATAAACTTCACCCCGGAAAACCGAAGCCAGAGGAAGAAAAGGCTCCCCTGTCTGAGCTGATTGATAAAATCAACGAAAAGTTCGGCACAGAGTTTACCAACATCGACAAGGTCTTGGAACAAATTGTTTCTGATATGGATGCCAATGAGGAATTGCGTGTCCAAGCTCGCAACAATTCACAAGAGCATTTTCATTTTCCCTTTAACGATGCGTTCATGGATGTGGTTATCGGACGCATGGCACAGAATCAGCAGTTCTGCGAAAGGGTTTTGGATGACGCCAAGTTCGGAGATACCGTTCGTGATTTGTTGGTGGGTGTTGTCTATGAACGATTGCGGAGTTCCACGAGAAGCGAGAGTCGGCTTTAA
- a CDS encoding patatin-like phospholipase family protein, with amino-acid sequence MKTGVIDVGGGLRGIYAVGIFDYCMDHDIHFDLGIGISAGSANLASFAAGQRGRNYQFYMEYAFRKQYMSVGNFILKRSFIDMDYVYGTLSCSNGENPLDYCALRDNPIEFYVIAADARTGQAKYFDKTDISQDDYSIFKASCAIPFVCKPYKVKNIPYYDGALGDPVPVEKAFQLGCDQVVVILTKPEGELRTADKDEKLAARIRKKYPKAAEKLCQRAQRYNEGVSAAQKYVRQGKALIPSPDDTCGVSTLKKDRTSLQRLYDKGYADGKKISDFLLAIK; translated from the coding sequence ATGAAAACAGGCGTGATAGATGTAGGCGGCGGGCTGAGAGGTATCTATGCCGTCGGCATATTCGACTATTGTATGGATCACGACATTCATTTTGATTTGGGAATCGGAATCTCAGCAGGGAGTGCAAACCTGGCGTCCTTCGCAGCAGGTCAAAGAGGAAGGAACTATCAATTCTACATGGAATACGCATTTCGTAAGCAGTATATGAGTGTAGGGAATTTCATCCTCAAGCGATCTTTTATCGATATGGATTATGTGTATGGGACGCTGAGTTGTTCAAACGGAGAAAATCCCTTGGATTACTGCGCCTTGCGGGATAACCCGATAGAATTCTATGTAATTGCAGCAGATGCCCGAACCGGACAGGCGAAGTATTTCGATAAGACAGATATTAGCCAAGATGATTACAGCATCTTTAAGGCTTCTTGTGCAATCCCCTTTGTTTGTAAGCCGTATAAAGTGAAGAACATCCCGTATTATGACGGCGCTTTAGGTGATCCGGTTCCGGTGGAAAAAGCCTTTCAACTGGGATGCGACCAGGTTGTTGTCATCCTCACCAAGCCAGAGGGCGAGTTGAGAACCGCAGATAAAGATGAAAAATTGGCTGCACGCATCCGAAAAAAGTATCCAAAAGCTGCGGAAAAGCTGTGTCAGCGGGCGCAAAGATACAATGAAGGCGTATCGGCGGCACAGAAATATGTCCGGCAGGGCAAAGCTCTCATCCCCTCACCAGACGATACCTGTGGCGTCAGCACCCTAAAAAAAGATAGGACTTCTCTACAACGTCTATACGATAAGGGGTATGCAGACGGGAAAAAGATTTCGGACTTTCTGCTCGCCATAAAATAA
- a CDS encoding 4Fe-4S binding protein: MKLYDIVFSPTGGTKKVADYLTDALEGDVTTVDLSDSKQDFKAALLTKEDVAVISVPSYGGRVPTVAVERLGMVHGNGARAVLVCVYGNRAYEDTLVELEDTAKQAGFQVIAAVAAIAEHSIARQFAAGRPDAQDATQLSDFAKQIQHKLSAADTSEPAIPGNRPYKKAGGAGMVPKATKECTNCGVCAAECPVQAIDKKDPKKVDEKACISCMRCIAVCPQGARKINPVMLCAASLMLKKVCSERKECELFL, translated from the coding sequence ATGAAACTTTATGACATCGTGTTCAGTCCCACGGGCGGAACAAAAAAGGTGGCCGACTATTTAACCGATGCACTGGAGGGGGATGTAACCACCGTTGATCTGAGCGACAGCAAGCAGGATTTTAAAGCCGCTTTACTGACAAAAGAGGATGTAGCAGTCATTTCCGTGCCGTCCTATGGTGGTCGTGTTCCCACTGTAGCAGTAGAGCGGCTGGGCATGGTACATGGCAACGGTGCCCGAGCCGTTCTGGTTTGTGTCTATGGCAACCGTGCCTATGAGGATACGTTGGTAGAATTGGAGGATACCGCAAAGCAGGCTGGTTTTCAGGTGATTGCGGCAGTTGCCGCCATTGCGGAACATTCCATCGCCCGTCAGTTTGCCGCCGGTCGGCCTGATGCACAGGACGCAACACAGCTTTCCGATTTTGCCAAACAGATTCAGCATAAGCTTTCTGCGGCAGACACTTCAGAACCTGCGATTCCCGGTAATCGTCCTTATAAGAAAGCTGGAGGAGCTGGTATGGTGCCCAAAGCAACAAAGGAGTGCACCAACTGTGGCGTCTGTGCAGCAGAGTGTCCTGTGCAGGCCATCGACAAGAAAGATCCGAAGAAAGTGGATGAGAAGGCGTGCATCTCCTGTATGCGTTGTATCGCTGTATGTCCGCAGGGTGCTCGCAAGATCAATCCTGTCATGCTCTGTGCGGCCAGCCTGATGCTGAAGAAGGTTTGCTCTGAGCGGAAAGAATGCGAGCTGTTCCTTTGA
- a CDS encoding nitroreductase family protein, translating into MKLSIPVVETVQKRHSVRTYKSKPLLPQDREALLMCMKQLDNPFDVPVHTYIIDQKLNADGEKLGTYGVIKGASTFLGISIPDTKLAPLAAGYEFENLILSATHMGLGTVWLAATFNRDSFASAMKIPKDELFPAISPVGYPAAKRSLTENLMRSTMKSSSRKEWKELFYQADFRTPLTKDTAGAYAQPLEMVRLAPSAKNAQPWRVRKTENAYHFYADYKPELSKGEETIKQVDLGIALSHFHQTALELGLTGAFEQMAQEDEKLPENIHYMISWRIAE; encoded by the coding sequence ATGAAATTGTCCATTCCTGTTGTAGAAACCGTTCAAAAACGGCACAGTGTTCGCACTTATAAGAGTAAGCCCTTGCTGCCCCAAGATCGAGAAGCCCTGCTTATGTGTATGAAACAGCTGGATAATCCCTTTGATGTTCCTGTTCATACATACATCATTGATCAGAAACTGAATGCAGATGGGGAAAAGCTGGGAACCTACGGCGTCATCAAGGGAGCAAGCACTTTCTTGGGAATCTCCATCCCGGATACAAAGCTGGCACCCCTGGCGGCCGGATATGAATTTGAAAATCTGATTCTGTCAGCCACTCATATGGGACTGGGTACGGTGTGGTTGGCAGCGACCTTCAATCGGGACAGCTTTGCTTCTGCCATGAAAATTCCAAAGGACGAACTGTTTCCGGCGATTTCACCGGTGGGCTATCCCGCAGCCAAACGCAGCCTGACGGAAAATCTGATGCGCTCCACCATGAAATCTTCTTCCCGAAAAGAGTGGAAAGAGCTATTCTATCAGGCGGATTTTCGCACTCCGCTTACCAAGGATACGGCCGGAGCCTATGCCCAGCCGCTGGAAATGGTGCGGTTGGCTCCCTCGGCAAAAAATGCCCAGCCTTGGCGGGTGCGTAAAACCGAAAACGCCTATCACTTTTATGCGGATTATAAACCCGAACTTTCCAAAGGAGAGGAAACCATCAAACAGGTGGATCTGGGCATTGCTCTGTCCCATTTCCATCAGACAGCTTTGGAGCTGGGGCTGACTGGAGCCTTTGAACAGATGGCCCAGGAAGATGAAAAACTTCCTGAGAACATACATTACATGATTTCCTGGCGTATTGCCGAGTAA
- a CDS encoding NADP-dependent oxidoreductase yields the protein MKAVQIKNYSKEIYTTLSDIPKPQISDSEVLIQVKAAAVNPVELLILTGSVKLIQDYPMPLTLGNECSGIVEQVGSKVEGFKNGDRVYTRLPIGKIGAFAEYVAVEQDAVAKMPEGYDFNTAAAIPLTGLTAYQAIVEELEAKPGQTILIPGGSGSFGQMAVPIAKALGLRVIVTGNARAKEQFLAMGVDRYLDYKTENYWEVLSDMDHVIDTLGPAEFEHELAVLKKGGRLVSLRTGPNKTFALRHQFGGLKKQLFTLAGSKLDKAAQKQGKEYRFVFVRSNGAQLQKITEIVEKQQVKPAVDSRIFSLDQANEALQLVAKGQLNGKVMIQL from the coding sequence ATGAAAGCGGTTCAAATCAAAAACTACTCAAAAGAAATCTATACGACCCTGAGCGACATCCCGAAGCCTCAGATTTCAGATTCTGAAGTACTGATTCAGGTAAAGGCTGCGGCAGTTAATCCGGTGGAACTGCTGATCCTGACAGGAAGCGTAAAACTGATTCAGGATTATCCGATGCCACTGACACTGGGCAATGAATGCTCCGGTATTGTGGAGCAGGTAGGCAGCAAGGTTGAGGGATTCAAAAACGGAGACCGAGTCTACACCCGCCTGCCGATTGGAAAAATCGGTGCTTTCGCAGAATATGTGGCGGTCGAGCAGGATGCCGTTGCCAAAATGCCGGAGGGGTATGATTTCAATACTGCCGCAGCTATCCCGCTGACCGGTTTGACGGCCTATCAGGCTATCGTGGAAGAGCTGGAAGCAAAGCCTGGTCAAACGATTCTGATTCCCGGCGGCTCGGGCAGTTTCGGTCAGATGGCGGTTCCTATCGCCAAGGCGCTGGGACTGAGAGTGATTGTGACAGGCAACGCACGGGCGAAAGAGCAGTTTCTTGCCATGGGAGTTGACCGGTATCTCGACTACAAGACAGAAAACTATTGGGAAGTGTTGTCTGATATGGACCATGTGATCGATACCCTGGGTCCTGCTGAATTTGAACATGAATTAGCGGTGCTGAAAAAGGGCGGGCGGTTGGTGAGCCTGCGAACTGGACCCAATAAAACTTTTGCCCTGCGGCATCAGTTCGGCGGCCTGAAAAAACAGCTGTTCACCTTGGCGGGCAGTAAATTAGACAAGGCTGCACAAAAGCAGGGCAAAGAATATCGGTTTGTGTTTGTCCGTTCCAATGGGGCACAGCTGCAAAAAATCACCGAGATCGTGGAGAAGCAACAGGTCAAGCCTGCCGTCGATTCTCGTATTTTTTCTCTGGATCAGGCCAATGAGGCATTACAGCTTGTGGCTAAGGGTCAGCTCAACGGTAAAGTTATGATTCAGCTGTGA
- a CDS encoding Rrf2 family transcriptional regulator, which yields MQISIKCSVAVHCLIFIHEAKGIAKVTSNLLAESTGSNPVVIRNILSALKKAGLITVPRGTGGAELCADPSQITLYQIYSALEPDGVTSIIGIHPCDGRPCPVAQNIRKVLEPPYHKIEDAVRNAMEEITLQSMIDDFHGIVQQSSTT from the coding sequence ATGCAGATCAGTATAAAATGTTCCGTTGCGGTTCACTGCCTGATTTTTATCCATGAAGCGAAAGGTATTGCAAAAGTGACCAGCAATCTTTTGGCTGAAAGTACAGGGAGCAATCCCGTTGTAATCCGCAACATCCTCAGCGCCCTGAAAAAGGCAGGGCTTATTACGGTGCCCCGTGGGACCGGCGGTGCAGAATTGTGCGCCGACCCATCCCAAATCACCTTATACCAAATCTATTCTGCACTGGAGCCAGATGGCGTGACCTCCATCATCGGAATTCATCCCTGTGATGGCCGCCCTTGTCCGGTTGCACAAAATATTCGCAAAGTACTGGAGCCGCCGTATCATAAAATTGAAGATGCCGTTAGGAATGCGATGGAAGAAATTACGCTACAATCCATGATTGATGATTTTCATGGCATAGTTCAGCAAAGCTCTACCACCTAA
- a CDS encoding DUF6076 domain-containing protein: MDQIINHAVLSLDFWQDTVTYEGCTMPTGTIGCEVLNIPDSTIEKLDTPCNVLNQLLQGMNTGSLDMELLPQVQQAAGEIISFLQATPPFSRLNRSYFEQKLAAIFSEEYMEDTKAYLQLTQQEQLICALTGQHVKATMLVRIAQVLGHLSYSLGQYKEALTKLAERLNEPDYDRTPDGYAAMFGQFFKGEPTLSLDNPAWMTLTNASVQYVAAIRPGKTEPQLVKRMHYVSFVGMFRSDLFEGLCVGHAPKKCPICGRWFLTIDARHTKYCGGLAPGDQRGRTCRQIGNLRGREQRELADDHPIKAIYNRRMNTIVQSKHRGKLDDETAAAMKKLAKDKMLRALSDHRYASTAYEQEMTQDALLKAIQKK; encoded by the coding sequence ATGGATCAAATCATCAACCATGCGGTTTTATCTCTGGATTTTTGGCAGGACACCGTGACCTATGAGGGGTGTACCATGCCCACAGGAACCATTGGCTGCGAGGTGCTGAACATCCCGGACAGTACCATTGAAAAGCTGGATACTCCCTGCAATGTGCTGAACCAGCTGCTTCAGGGGATGAACACCGGTTCTTTGGATATGGAGCTTCTGCCGCAGGTACAGCAGGCCGCTGGCGAGATCATCTCCTTTTTGCAGGCCACACCACCGTTCTCCCGCCTGAATCGAAGCTATTTCGAGCAAAAACTTGCAGCCATCTTTTCCGAAGAATATATGGAGGACACCAAAGCTTATTTACAGCTCACTCAGCAGGAGCAGCTAATCTGTGCTTTGACTGGTCAGCATGTCAAGGCAACAATGCTCGTCCGAATAGCGCAGGTGCTGGGGCATTTGAGTTATTCTCTGGGGCAATACAAGGAAGCCTTGACAAAACTTGCGGAGCGGTTGAATGAGCCAGACTATGACCGTACCCCGGACGGTTATGCGGCAATGTTCGGACAGTTCTTCAAAGGAGAGCCAACTTTATCGTTGGATAACCCGGCCTGGATGACCCTGACCAATGCTTCGGTACAGTATGTAGCCGCTATTCGGCCCGGAAAGACGGAGCCTCAGCTGGTCAAGCGGATGCACTATGTCTCCTTTGTGGGGATGTTCCGTTCCGATTTGTTTGAGGGACTTTGTGTGGGCCATGCGCCCAAGAAATGCCCCATCTGCGGCAGATGGTTTCTTACCATTGACGCACGGCATACCAAATACTGCGGCGGTCTGGCCCCCGGCGACCAGCGTGGACGGACGTGTCGGCAAATTGGCAATCTAAGGGGCCGGGAGCAGCGGGAGCTTGCCGACGATCATCCCATCAAGGCCATTTATAACCGGCGGATGAACACCATCGTACAAAGCAAGCACCGTGGAAAACTGGATGACGAAACGGCAGCAGCTATGAAAAAACTGGCAAAAGATAAGATGCTCCGTGCGCTTTCAGATCATCGTTATGCCAGCACAGCCTATGAGCAGGAAATGACCCAGGATGCACTTTTGAAGGCCATACAAAAGAAATAA
- a CDS encoding CHC2 zinc finger domain-containing protein: MNLFEVVKASINTQEAAQAYGIDVNHYGMALCPFHNDRHPSLYVSDDHYHCFACGEHGDVIDLTAKLFDLRLYDAAQKLASDFHLAPDKPLPEAIRRKMKYKTKAQQLRENEQLCFSVLNEYRRWLLDWEKRYAPQAPEDVLDERFVEACHRLPWAEYQLDILLQGDSYERGEVVSELTAGGFIRKLQTCLREERYHEQPCMDR; encoded by the coding sequence ATGAATCTGTTTGAAGTGGTGAAAGCCAGTATCAACACACAGGAAGCAGCGCAGGCGTATGGAATCGATGTCAACCACTATGGCATGGCACTGTGTCCGTTCCATAATGACCGTCACCCCAGCTTGTATGTATCGGATGACCACTACCACTGTTTCGCCTGCGGAGAACACGGGGATGTAATCGACCTAACCGCCAAACTGTTTGACCTTCGGCTGTATGATGCGGCCCAAAAACTGGCGTCGGACTTTCACCTTGCGCCGGACAAGCCCTTGCCGGAAGCCATTCGCCGGAAAATGAAATACAAAACCAAAGCACAGCAGCTTCGTGAGAACGAGCAGCTGTGCTTTTCTGTTTTGAACGAGTATCGGAGGTGGCTTCTGGATTGGGAAAAACGGTATGCGCCGCAAGCGCCGGAAGATGTGTTGGACGAGCGGTTTGTGGAAGCCTGCCACCGGCTGCCCTGGGCAGAGTATCAGCTGGACATCCTGCTGCAAGGCGATTCCTATGAACGAGGCGAAGTCGTGAGTGAACTAACGGCAGGCGGATTTATCCGCAAATTACAGACCTGCCTGAGAGAGGAGCGATACCATGAACAACCCTGTATGGATCGATGA